A segment of the Devriesea agamarum genome:
CGACTGCTCGGGATTGGGGGCCGCGGGCAGCGCGGACTTGGGGGTGCACAACGCAGAGCGCAACGCGTGGGCATGATGGCTTACCGTCAGCCGTTCTGGGCCAAAGTCAGGTGCCGCGAGCATCCCCGGCGCACCTGTGCCCGAGCGGCTCAGGGACGTAGAGCGATTCATCGTCGCAGAAGGTCCGTAAGAGAAAGCGGGGAGGACAAACGCGCGGACATCATCCTGGTCGACGATGTTGTGACCACCGGTGCAACCCTGAAAGAAGCGCACAGAGTGCTGACCGCACACGGGCATCGGATCCTTGGCGCTGTATGCCTGAGCGCCGCTCCGGCCCCGATCACCGCCATTGACCCCCCATTGGTGCTCGAATGAACGCTATCCGCGATTAACGCCTCATCGACAGGTAAAGCACCATCGACGATTAATGATTTATCGATAACTAATGATTCATCGACGATTGATGCCTCATCGACGTGTGAGGCTCGATCGATACGTAAGGCCTCACTGAAATGTGAAGCCAGGTAACGACGCGGAAGCCAAACGCCAACGGATGAAAACTCATGGAGTCAGAACACGAATTCCACGTGCTGGGCGAGGTGTCATGAGATCCCTAGGAATCGGGGGCATACTGGATGTCCAACGATCTTCCCGCGGTGATACCGGCAGGGAGTGTCCCGACGATGTGCAAGGGGGTGATGGTTAACCCGTTCCACCCTCGGATGCCGCGCCGCGGCGTCTTCGTCAACGATCGGAGGATTCCCCCATGGAGATCACCGTAGTCGGACGCCATATGTCCGTCCCTGACCGCTTCCGTCGCCATCTCGAGGAGAAGCTGGAAAAAGTCGCCCAGCTTGCCCCGCGTGCGATCCGGGTCGATGTCGAGATATCCCATGAGAACAACCCACGGCAGAGCGGACTCGCAGACCGGGTCGAGCTCACCGTGCACGATGCAGGCTCGGTCATTCGCTCCGAAGCCCGCGCTGATGACCTATATGCCGCTCTCGATGTCGCCTATGGACGCCTTCTGGAAAGGCTGCGCCGCGCACGTGACCGCCGCAAAGACCGCAGGCGCGGGCGCGAATCGTCCCATGAGCCAGCTGAAACACTGCGGACCATGGCAGCCACGGAGGCTGGACACAGCGTTGATCACAAGGAGGTAGAGGCCGGCAAAGACGCC
Coding sequences within it:
- the hpf gene encoding ribosome hibernation-promoting factor, HPF/YfiA family, which codes for MEITVVGRHMSVPDRFRRHLEEKLEKVAQLAPRAIRVDVEISHENNPRQSGLADRVELTVHDAGSVIRSEARADDLYAALDVAYGRLLERLRRARDRRKDRRRGRESSHEPAETLRTMAATEAGHSVDHKEVEAGKDAEEPSSPVVIREKRHKAAPMTIDEALYEMELVGHDFYLFVDATSRCPKVVYRRKGWNYGVIELEVSER